The DNA segment ATTAAGCTCAtctgtggaaaaagaaaagacgtTTATACCTGATGAGCTCCACAAGCCTTTCTTCCAAATTGATTTTGGTACGGTAAAGATCATCCAGTTCAGCAGCCATTTTCATGTCAAAGCTCTGTTTGTCCTGTGTGACTCTCCGTAGGTTTTCAGCCATCTCCTGACAGGCCCGCTGAGCAACTGCTAGCGCCTCCTCAGATCTGCATATAGCACAAACACATACTGACCAAAAAAACATGGAGGAGCATTCCTGCATCCATCCATGCAGAccttatcccagctgtcactgggcgagaagcagggtacaccctggaaagGCTAACAGTCATCACgtggctaacacacagagacaagcaGTCATGCTCTCATTCACACCTATTAACCTAACATGCGTGTCTTTAGACTGTGTGACGAAAcgggagtacccagagagattCAACAATTCGTGTATTTGGTTGTTTCTGGGCTAGAACGCTCACAACAGACAAGATTAAAAACTTTCATCAGGAGCTTTAATTTGGTTCAGAATGTGTGATTATGAATACAGTATCTCACCTTGATAAATTTCCTTTCAGATGGATTATCTCGTCTTCTTTCTGCTGGATGAGGTTTTCAGACTCGGCcatctggatgtttttctcCTCAATCTGTCGGCAGTATCTCTGATTTTCAGCCTGCAATCAGCGCAGCAAAGCACAGCCTTATTTCTTGCTCTTTGTGAATTATGTTTGTGACTATAACATTATGGTTACTTCAATTGGCAATATACAGAATGGAACTGCAATTTGTATTCCCATTTATCAACCCCACACACGAAAATGCAGACAGAGCTGCGCAAGCTACACATGCATTTTGTCACGCATCATCCTCCAGCGATGACTTTAGTGTGGTCAGTGTTAGATAGCAAAGAAGTTCCATTTCCACATGTAAAACCACTTCACTATGTGAATACTGTCAGCATGTTGACCGCAACTAAAAATCTTCTTGCAACATTAAACCGAAGTGAGTTTCAGGTGGTTTTTATGACGCCGAATAACTGACAAAGagccttcaaaataaatgtggaaaaaaaaaagaaccatcTCCGGGAAGTTCTCTAAAATAATTAGAGatgtaaaatacaaaatgctTCACATAAAGCAGTATTCAGaagatgttttctttacatgGATTTGCCCACTCAGGACCATAACCTGTTGGTTTTAATGgtcaaaaaccaacagaaattCTTTTTAAGAGGAGTCTGCTTGTTGGTAGTTTGGCTCTTTAACTTTCTTCTTTaacccaagtggaggagtttaagtatctcggggtcttgttcacgagtgaggggagaagggagcgggagatcgacagacggattggtgcagtGGCTGCAGCGATGCGgacgctgtaccggtctgttgtggtgaagagagcgctgagtgtaaaagcgaagctgtCAATTTACCGGTTGATCTACGCCCCTACCCTCATTGATGGTCACGaactgtgggtagtgaccgaaacaACGAGATTGCgaatacaagcggcggaaatgggcttcctccgaagttcggccattcgggaggggctcaaagtagagccgctgctcctccacatcgaaaggagccagttgaggtggtttgggcatctgacaaggatgcctcctggtcaaggttttccgggcatgtcccaccgggaggaggccccggggcagacccaggacacgctggagagattatatctctcggctggcctgggaacgccttggtgttcccctggatatgctggaggaggtggctggggagagggaggtctgggcttctctgcttgggctgctgcccccgcgacccggccccggataagcagaagaaaatggatggatggatggactttcTGTTAGCGAAAACGTACTGAATTTTTTATCCTCTTACCTCTAGCCCCTTGAGGTTGTTCTCCAGGGCAACTACCTTCTCATGCTCAGTCTGGAGCTGCAATTTAACATCTTCTAACTCTTGAATCGTGCTCTAGATGGacaaaaaataatcagaaattCATCATTAAAGTTGTGATATCAGAACTTACCTGAAAACAGTTGAGCAgggcagggctcgcaaaatttcaaaatctctggtagcccttcgggcaggcactcttcagtttttggtagcccaaaataattttaagtagcccgaataaaaaagagagcaattttttaatgttttgttgcctttacaatattatacattaaagtataatattgtaacggaaacaaaaatttatcagaaaattgttaaaatacaaatcacaacaactgtataaaaattacaatcatcaactcaaatacttgtttctaattgaacagaaatttctatgaacttgtaagaactgtgtagaacatgaatcagtctgtgtcagatcctgaatctgaaatttccactgaagtcacagGTAAGgggtaagtggaaccaagatcgaggccatttgctttttgaagtttgcaaaaactgctaaatttggccaatggtggttcactctttgcaacatagtaggcttttgaaagatttttcaggacttctgcttgtgcttggtttatttttagtatgttttttgcagttgctgtttgttctgggaaagatattgcagactgagcaataatgcatttcttgtgtttctcatgggttctgatggggtctttcttcaaattactggtcccagttacaaaggcgcttgtcaactcaaatgaaatgaaactcacgacacacccggcagaacatcatgttatttagctcgtcatattccagccacataaactcttttgtccatgaaaccaaaaaagatgagctttctttttgcctcatctgatttgtcataacttttccgttttgtggtcggcttttatttggctgccccttcttcaccctgacctgtcttatttggctcagcagaactaaaataccggcgtaaatcctgctgcttttacacacgtacttacataacggtcagcgattctctgcgcaatcaacctctcacgtGTTTAaacttgctgtgggagatttcacttgtcaggtttgaatagtaagctaatgagtgataagacgatgtcagaggaactggtgcgcaattaatcgtcactcaccaatcagtgctgccgctctctacacacagttcgcgcgatcgcaaagtgaaagtgaaagcaaaaaacaagcgcaaattcaaacgcgatttcaatatgtcacatattgacagtggctcatcgatgccaatgacataattactcagctacatttgcgaaagaatgcaaaagcattgacatatattttcccttcctatgatagcccgacgggcagggctgagatggattttggtagcccgactggaaaaatcgctagccccgggacgtcgggctagcgattttgcgagccctgcaggGTATGTAGAAAACATATCTAGTTGCACTCTAGCCGAGTTGGTATAAATCTTCGTATACATTCTGGTTATTTTCAAAGTCATGGCCTAAATATTTTAGTAGTAACAAAAAAGATGACTTGTTTATATTGCTCGTGTACAGAGCAGTGAGACTGtgcaactttttttaaaagcatgtgtCTGCACTTTACCAAGAGTTCATTGGTATGGTTACTTATTCTCAGGACTGCAGATGAAATTATTTGAGAATATGGGAATGCATTtgtatttctctgtaataaCCAGTGATTTTCCCCGATAACCAGGTGCAGGTTCTGTTGCTCACCTCACTATATTAAAAAGTGGAATCACCAAACAGCTCTGTAAATTGCTGTACAATTTGAggttaatattatttcaaaggAAAGTGTAGGCAGCAGACAAAAACTTCCACGAACTGACATATAATTTGCGGAATTCCTGGCAGTTTGACAAAAACGCAAAGCGTGAAAATCTCCTCTAGTGCTGGGGAGGCTTTCACACGTAAATGAAAGTGCAGTACAAATGCAAATTGGGACCActtctcaaaaagcaacacctTTTTTCTAAAATGTCCGGACTCCATTTAAGATCTTGTATGCTATATTAGATCAGGCTTCCTTTATGTATGTACTCGTGACTGAAGCCTGAATAATCTGCTTTATATACTCAAACACATGATGCTGAATGACATTATGTGGCAAtactaaataatttattttaaacagcaAAATTTCAACAATTAATTTCATTCAGTGTTTATAAGCACTAAGCTGCAGCTCCAGTGTGGTGGAAACTACAAGTTAATACTTGCAAATGCAGCACGTAGCAGCAGTTTCGATGTCATTTTTGTTGAGTGCTCAACTTTAGTGTCATTTCAGCTCATCGTGTACGATCAGAATTTTTGTAACTGACCAGACTCGAGATAAAAGTGCACAAATCCTAAATTTGCATTAAAAGAAAGAGCTCAAaagttaacattaaaaaaaaaacctgtaatTTTGCTAACAGATTTCTTTCAAAAAATTAAGCTgcataaaactgtttttcagGTTATAGGAAACAGTTTTGTTTACAAGGAAGTATGTCATAAACGGGAAAACAACAGTAACATTGTACATGTATACTTTACTCTGCCTGACCTGGAGCTGGTTTTCAtggctcacagcttcactgctgagctgcaacCGGAGTTGTTGATTCTCTTCCTGGTTCATCTCCCGCACAGCTTCGACTTCCTGTTGGGCCTCCCTCAACTGTTTCTCCAGTTTCTCCTTGGATGCCATCAGATCCTCAGTGTTTGGGAGCTGACTGCGGAGTTCCTGGTTCTCCTTGCGCAGCTGCTCCATGCAGGCATTCAGTCTTCCTACTTCCTGAGctgcctcctccagctcctgcaGCTTTGTTGACTGACCCTCCCAGCGCAGCCGAGCCTCCTCGTTCTCAGCGGTCAGCATGCACACGTGCACACCTAGTTCTGCGGTCTCTGTGTTGGCTCTGTGAAGGGCCTCCCTTGATTCACTGTTCTCCAGACACAAAGCATTGTAACGCATCTTAAGCTTATCAAGCTCCTCTCTAGAGGCCGTCACCTCTGCAGCAAGACCGACTCGAGCCTGTGCCTCACCATCTCGCTCACGAATAAGAGCCTCCTCGCGCTCACGAGATCTAAGAATTTCATCCACATGCCGGCGGTTTAGTTCTTCCACTTGGGCCTTCAGTTGTTCTACTAAAACACGAAGGTCTTCTCTGGAGGCTTCTGTCACCTCCTGCAGGGCCTGAGCTTTCATCCTCTCCTCATTTCCTGACAGGAGTTGTGCCCTAAGCTCCACCACCTCTTCCTGGAGCCTGGTTACCTCTCTCACATTGAGTTCCAGTTGTGCCTCAGCTATAACCAGCCTGAATGGGGCCTCTTTGGATTCCACTGAGGAAGTCTGGTGCTCACTGTGAAGCTTTTGCATTTTTTCGTTGCTCTCTGCGGCTCCTTTTTCATCATGCAGCTCCCCACTCCGGCTTTCTAGCTCATCAGTTCGACCTTGGAGAAGCTCACATTTTACAGTCTGGTCTCTTAGCTTAGCTTCGGTTTCCTGGAGCTTTTCAAGTAACTCTGCTTGGCTTTTCTGCGACGCTATAAGGTTCTTGTCTAACTTTTCAGCTTTGTCAGTGAATGAATCCAGTTCCTGTTGAGCTGTGGCTAACTGTTTCTTCAGTGTGGACTGACTGCCGAGAAGCTCAGTATTCTCATGTTCCAGCTTCTTTAACTGAGCATCAGATTGCTCCCTTTGCATAAACGCCTTCTGAACCATCTCCTCCAATTTCAGGTTTTCATCTAAAagctttttctctctgtcctccACACTCATCTTTGCAGCTTCTACTCTACTTCTGAGGTGCTTCTCAGACGCCTTCAGAGAAGCTAGCTGGTCTAACAGGGTGGCCCTGCTCTCAGTTAGCTCAGAAATGCTTACCTCGCTTTTCCTAACCGTTTGGAGAAGCTTAGCATTTATTTCCATTAGACTGCTGAACTGTGTTTTGTCATCTGCACTATTCTCTGACTGACTGCAGGATGTTATTTCATCATCAATAATTCGAGGGGCCACTGTTTCTTTCCCCACGTTTAGCTTATCTAACTGCTCCTCCAAATGTTTGATTCTTTCTGAACTTGCAGCTagctctttctctctgcttttaagCGTTTTTCTTAAATCCAAGCTCAGGCTCTCAAGTTCCTCATTCTGGCTGCTACTGAGACTACACTGCTTCTCTAcctcctccctctcttcctGGAGCATTTTTCTCAGTTCCTCTGCCTGCCTTTCCCTGCATTCCAGTGAGGCCTGCAGGTCCTGAAGCTGTGCTCTCAAATtccctgtctctttctctttcaaAGTCAGTGCCCCCTGAATTCGACCGACCGCACTCTGGAGCTCCTCTAACCGTGTGAGCGCCGCCTCCCGTTCGTCATCAGCTCCAGCTTTTACTTCAGCTAGCTTCCCCTCAGCATTCCTCAATTCTTCTTCCCTGAGTTTTAGTTCCTGCGACAGACATTCACAGTGCCTCGCCCTGTCCTCAGCCTCTCTCTTAGCCTCCAACCTCTCCTCCTCCACAGACTTGAGTTTATCCAGGAGTTCCTGGATTTTCCACGCTGATTCACAGTAACTAGCAGTTTGTTGGCCCCTTTCTTTAAGAGCCTCATCTAACTTAGAAAGAAGCTCCATATTTTTGTTCTCAGCAGTTCTGAGTCTATCTTGAAGTTCACTTCTTATTGGTTCCCTGCAGGTTTGATGGTGATTTACTCTTTCTTCACTGTATGTTTCTGGGTTACTTTGGACTGCTGTAGATGTCGAATTGGCAGACTTCTGAGCTGACAACTGTTCCTGAAGGTACTTTACAATATCTTTCAGCTCCGCAGCCTCCTTGCCTAACTCCTGAACCCGCACCAAAAGCTCCTGCTGTCTGAGCTCGGACTGGTCAAGCTCAATGCGCAGATTCTCTGCAATGCTGCAGGAAGAAGGGTCCCCCAGTTCATCAAGACCACTGTGGCTCAAGTCTGGGACTGGAAGGAACTCCTGACCCTGTTCAGTGCATGGAAAAAGAGAGCAGAGGTCAGGTGCATTAAACATTAGTCACATTTAACCAGAAAGTTGTGGAAAATTATATTGATAtaacagtttttgtgtacctgTGAGTGTGAATAACTGCTAACCAGGCTGTTGACACTAGAGCAGCGACTCGGGGGTTTCCAAAGGTAAGCTGAGGAGCCAGATCCTATTGTTCGCCTTTGTTAATGAGACACCAAATATTAGGGTCACATAACGACAAACAGTgaaaatgctttattttaaagttCTACTAATTTTCTGTAATATATACCAGAAAGAACTGTATTATTTAGATATGGTTAAGAGGAAGTAAAAACCACACCTAGATACAATACACATATCAAGAACATGCCAAGATTTTAAAGAACCCAAGAAAATATGCAATATTTACAGAGTATAActgagttcattttaaaaaactcTCAGTTCTTCATTTTAAAAGGAACTATCCTGCATAATTTTACTGTGGGAACCCACACTCAGTGGCATTTTATTCTGTGGAAATGATTaatataacaaacaaaaacaaatgccaTAGACTGCCATAAAGTCTACTTTTAGATGAGATTAGTTCATTCGATGAACTGAGATAAGTTCATTTAATTTTAGTAGTATGTTAAAGGGACGAACAGATTTGAAATGTAGTCCAGCTTTTATGCTGATCTTGTTAGTGGAGAAAATATGAGTCAATTTACACAAATACAAGCAAGGAAGTCACTCAGTCGGTACACATTTCTTCTCTGGAATTAGAAAGTGATGATTTCATGCTACTCATTGGAAATAGAATCGACAACCGCAGCAAATTCTTTTTAAGAACTTCTTAAAAAGAGTGCAGGGCTCTACTGTCTTCTTTTCTAATAGCtttaaaaaacagtaataacaatacattttatttataggcaccTTTAAAaaccctcaaggtcaccttacattatttcagcaaaataaaaacataaagtaaacaaataaaatcacaaCTATAAAACTAATCGAGGTAACAATAGACTAAGACCAAGTTACAATGAAGGGTTTGCAGTTCTGAACAGATTGAGTCGTGATTTAAAAGTAGAGGGCATTTATGGTGTGGAGATCTGGTGAAAGTGCACTCCATATGTATGTAAGATCACACAAATACGGAGGAGCAAGGTTATGAAAGTATTGCTTGAATCGATCACAACAAAGTAGAAAGTTTTGACAAAGCTGCTGATAGAAGAAACAATGATCCAAGTTCACACACTGTcagcaaccacacacacacacacacagacaaatacacacacccacatacgcacacacacacagacacacacacaagcaataCAGCAAAAAGACAGAACTGTGAATGTGCAGGGTGATAAGATATTGTAATTAGGCGTTAACTTCAAGTTGTGAAAAACCCAGTACACTTTCACCACAATTCAacatttgcaaaaaaataatGTGTTCACTCTAGTTATTTAGTCTCTTTGAGATCAGATCACTTATTTAGTGACCTTACATGTTTTCAAGGTTGAAGAATTATGTGTTATAAAGTTTTTTAGTCTTCTATTCTTCATACATACATACCTTGCAAATTTTGGCCAATCTGCATCAAGGTCATAACCTCTGGCTGCCACATCAAAT comes from the Oreochromis aureus strain Israel breed Guangdong linkage group 18, ZZ_aureus, whole genome shotgun sequence genome and includes:
- the LOC116315300 gene encoding FYVE and coiled-coil domain-containing protein 1-like, yielding MASTSSVGDKQLQRIIRDLHDAVIELSKEHRECGEPITDDFANLHKFFYKLEYLLQFDQKEKTTFLGQRKDYWDYFCDCLIKIKGANDGIRFVKSIPELKTSLGKGRAFIRYSLVHQRLADTLQQCFMNQKVTSDWYYARSPFLKSHLTGDIINNLYELNQIQFDVAARGYDLDADWPKFARRTIGSGSSAYLWKPPSRCSSVNSLVSSYSHSQGQEFLPVPDLSHSGLDELGDPSSCSIAENLRIELDQSELRQQELLVRVQELGKEAAELKDIVKYLQEQLSAQKSANSTSTAVQSNPETYSEERVNHHQTCREPIRSELQDRLRTAENKNMELLSKLDEALKERGQQTASYCESAWKIQELLDKLKSVEEERLEAKREAEDRARHCECLSQELKLREEELRNAEGKLAEVKAGADDEREAALTRLEELQSAVGRIQGALTLKEKETGNLRAQLQDLQASLECRERQAEELRKMLQEEREEVEKQCSLSSSQNEELESLSLDLRKTLKSREKELAASSERIKHLEEQLDKLNVGKETVAPRIIDDEITSCSQSENSADDKTQFSSLMEINAKLLQTVRKSEVSISELTESRATLLDQLASLKASEKHLRSRVEAAKMSVEDREKKLLDENLKLEEMVQKAFMQREQSDAQLKKLEHENTELLGSQSTLKKQLATAQQELDSFTDKAEKLDKNLIASQKSQAELLEKLQETEAKLRDQTVKCELLQGRTDELESRSGELHDEKGAAESNEKMQKLHSEHQTSSVESKEAPFRLVIAEAQLELNVREVTRLQEEVVELRAQLLSGNEERMKAQALQEVTEASREDLRVLVEQLKAQVEELNRRHVDEILRSREREEALIRERDGEAQARVGLAAEVTASREELDKLKMRYNALCLENSESREALHRANTETAELGVHVCMLTAENEEARLRWEGQSTKLQELEEAAQEVGRLNACMEQLRKENQELRSQLPNTEDLMASKEKLEKQLREAQQEVEAVREMNQEENQQLRLQLSSEAVSHENQLQSTIQELEDVKLQLQTEHEKVVALENNLKGLEAENQRYCRQIEEKNIQMAESENLIQQKEDEIIHLKGNLSRSEEALAVAQRACQEMAENLRRVTQDKQSFDMKMAAELDDLYRTKINLEERLVELIREKDALWQKSDALEFEQKLRDEESERDVNYCLGCHTQFSWWFRKYSCRLCGRPFCYYCCSNTVSTQQGDNRERCCKDCYNQHSAVVERHPQEEVAHSTPGTPFRRLLQAGLAVSGVSGAGGGDKLDDGVFDIITDEEVSGVYDSESLSFVTACSPGHGQQGAAQLNSSASAGDLTSEDTEDLSAAVQDAEICLLKSGELTFSVHFTVDDIAAFGDSPRELFIKSSCYSTIPITTSNPGPTVSWTFTSEPKSISFSVVYRESTEIPLEQAKVLIPLTRCNSHKETIQGELKVRNPGEYTLIFDNSFSRFISKKVLYHLSLDKPVVYDGTDLL